Within the Atribacterota bacterium genome, the region CTTTCCCACAATTTTTACATTCTCCATAAAATTGGAGTATGCAGCTTTTTACTGTAAAACCATACTTTTTGTAAAGCTTTTCCTTCATTTTTTTTATTACAGCTATTTCATCTTCGGTTAGATCACTGCTATCTATAAAACTTCGGCAATTCATACAAAATAAATGTTGATGACAATTTACACCCTCTTTTCTGCCTGCCAACTCAAATCTAGCCCTTCCTTCACCGGATTCAACTTTTAAAACCAAACCATTTCTTATCAATAAATCAAGTGTCCTGTAAACAGTCGTTAACCCGATGGCAGGATATAACTGATAAGCACGTAAATATATCTCCTCAGCACTTAAATGCTTTTCCGCATTACCCAGAACCTGTA harbors:
- a CDS encoding Fur family transcriptional regulator, with protein sequence MNGKFGKGPPEGWPGHFRGRGYRVTIPRRIILQVLGNAEKHLSAEEIYLRAYQLYPAIGLTTVYRTLDLLIRNGLVLKVESGEGRARFELAGRKEGVNCHQHLFCMNCRSFIDSSDLTEDEIAVIKKMKEKLYKKYGFTVKSCILQFYGECKNCGKEK